One genomic window of Sporocytophaga myxococcoides DSM 11118 includes the following:
- a CDS encoding TlpA family protein disulfide reductase: MQVRNTLLLLFSLFVVNAFAGGTPPAYSIKVKVKGIKDTTCLLAYHFGDKQYLKDTAKVDSKGNFTFEGKTPLEGGIYLVVLPDKRYFEVLINEQKFGMETDTADYVKNMKVTGSAENTLFYDYLKFLNPKGEEMNKLQKSLADAKSKKDSTDIKDKMKAVSKEINDYRLNVINNNPKTFVAKLFKAMMPVEVPPADEAAAKAKGDSLFTYRFYKDHYFDNIDFSDDRITRTPVYHEKLKEYFENLVYPNVDSINAAADNLVKKSEANKEVFKYTVWYITTKHETSQLMGADAVFVHMVKKYYKTGKAYWVDKETLAKIVQRADILEPLLLGKKAPDLMLKDSTGTYHRLRDQKSKYTFVYFWDPNCGHCQKTTPKLYEVYLKYKDKGLSVYAVDIDRKYKDWVNFIQKNDLTWTNVYDPDHTISFRDKYDIYATPVLYILNDKQEIIAKRVSYEQAEEIIANSIKHDQEKKK, from the coding sequence ATGCAAGTTAGAAACACATTACTTTTATTGTTCTCCCTGTTCGTAGTCAACGCGTTTGCAGGTGGAACACCTCCTGCTTATTCTATTAAGGTAAAAGTGAAGGGCATCAAAGATACTACTTGCCTCCTTGCTTACCATTTCGGGGACAAACAATACTTGAAAGACACGGCAAAAGTCGATTCAAAAGGAAACTTCACTTTTGAAGGTAAAACTCCCCTAGAAGGCGGTATTTATCTCGTTGTGCTTCCCGATAAAAGGTATTTTGAAGTGCTAATCAACGAACAGAAATTTGGTATGGAAACCGATACTGCTGATTATGTTAAAAACATGAAAGTAACCGGGTCCGCTGAAAATACCCTCTTTTACGATTATCTGAAATTTCTTAATCCTAAAGGAGAAGAGATGAATAAGCTTCAGAAAAGCCTTGCGGATGCCAAATCCAAAAAAGATTCTACAGATATAAAAGATAAAATGAAAGCTGTAAGCAAAGAGATAAATGATTACAGGCTGAATGTCATTAATAATAATCCGAAAACTTTTGTTGCAAAACTTTTCAAGGCGATGATGCCGGTGGAAGTTCCTCCTGCAGATGAAGCTGCGGCAAAAGCCAAGGGTGATTCTCTCTTTACCTACAGATTCTATAAAGACCATTATTTTGATAACATCGATTTCTCCGATGACAGAATCACAAGAACCCCGGTATACCATGAAAAACTGAAAGAATACTTTGAGAATCTGGTTTATCCAAATGTAGATTCAATCAATGCCGCAGCAGATAATCTTGTTAAAAAGTCTGAAGCCAACAAGGAGGTCTTTAAATATACAGTATGGTATATCACTACCAAACATGAAACTTCCCAACTAATGGGAGCCGATGCAGTATTTGTGCACATGGTAAAAAAATACTACAAAACGGGGAAAGCATACTGGGTAGACAAAGAGACACTGGCGAAGATTGTACAAAGAGCAGATATTCTTGAACCACTTTTATTAGGTAAAAAGGCTCCTGATCTGATGCTGAAAGATTCAACTGGTACTTACCACAGACTTCGTGATCAGAAATCCAAATACACCTTTGTTTACTTCTGGGATCCAAACTGCGGCCACTGTCAGAAAACCACTCCGAAACTTTATGAAGTTTATTTGAAATATAAGGATAAAGGATTGTCTGTATATGCAGTAGATATTGACAGAAAATACAAAGACTGGGTAAATTTCATTCAGAAAAATGATCTGACCTGGACCAACGTTTATGACCCTGATCATACAATAAGCTTTAGAGATAAATATGATATCTACGCAACGCCTGTTCTTTATATTCTTAACGACAAACAAGAGATTATTGCTAAAAGAGTTTCTTATGAGCAGGCAGAAGAGATTATTGCTAATTCAATAAAGCATGATCAGGAGAAAAAGAAATAG
- a CDS encoding MarC family protein: MEQFSYIFTIFFITIGPLKIIPLFYGMTIELDEKSLKKLALKGTWFSLIIILLLALVVTHMLKAWRISIPSVTVAGSILLFISSLKMILAFKPPGAGAKHAAESEIKPQSLSPKELSMKALSPLAIPLIISPIGVAAIIAAASLALESGFEADLTVIVAVLLIVLLNLLSMVFVRKIMKVISIAAFSILGWIFAILQAALAVQFMVNALHKLFP; this comes from the coding sequence ATGGAACAGTTTTCCTACATATTCACGATTTTTTTTATCACTATTGGGCCTCTTAAAATCATTCCTTTATTCTATGGAATGACAATAGAGCTGGATGAAAAAAGCCTTAAAAAACTTGCGTTAAAAGGGACATGGTTTTCGCTGATAATTATTCTTTTGCTAGCTCTTGTTGTTACTCATATGCTTAAAGCCTGGAGAATTTCTATTCCTTCTGTGACTGTCGCTGGAAGTATCCTTTTATTCATTTCTTCTTTAAAGATGATTCTGGCCTTTAAACCTCCTGGAGCTGGCGCTAAACATGCTGCAGAAAGTGAAATCAAACCACAAAGTCTTTCACCTAAGGAATTATCAATGAAAGCTCTTTCTCCTCTGGCCATTCCTTTAATTATTTCTCCAATAGGCGTTGCAGCCATTATTGCCGCTGCTAGTCTGGCATTAGAAAGTGGATTTGAGGCAGATCTTACAGTAATAGTTGCTGTACTTTTGATTGTGCTTTTAAATCTTCTTTCAATGGTTTTTGTACGGAAAATTATGAAGGTGATTAGTATAGCAGCTTTTTCAATATTAGGATGGATCTTTGCAATACTTCAGGCAGCTCTAGCAGTGCAGTTCATGGTAAATGCTCTGCACAAGTTGTTTCCCTGA
- a CDS encoding HAD family hydrolase yields the protein MKNRTAEQNIRPLFNKRTTREDDPLPSWNNGLPKQATMEFVEKVTNSEHSQYVQMEERVAVFDNDGTLWTEQPYYTQLAFLLDRIDDLAPHHPEWREEQPFKALLEKDLKSALSGGLKAISEMIMATHAGMTTTQFDKIVKTWISKAVHPRFGKLYTECTFLPMLELLDFLKSNGFKNYIVSGGGVEFMRPWAESIMECLLHRSLAAASKQNMKS from the coding sequence ATGAAAAACAGGACAGCAGAACAAAATATACGACCGCTTTTTAATAAAAGAACAACTAGAGAAGATGATCCTCTTCCGTCCTGGAATAATGGTCTACCCAAACAAGCAACAATGGAGTTTGTTGAAAAGGTAACAAATTCCGAACATTCTCAATATGTTCAGATGGAAGAAAGAGTTGCGGTTTTTGATAATGATGGTACTCTATGGACAGAGCAGCCCTATTATACCCAATTGGCCTTTTTGCTAGATCGTATAGATGACCTGGCTCCGCATCACCCTGAGTGGAGGGAAGAACAGCCATTTAAGGCTTTGCTTGAAAAAGACCTGAAAAGTGCTCTTTCCGGAGGATTAAAAGCCATTTCTGAAATGATTATGGCCACTCACGCCGGAATGACAACCACACAGTTCGATAAAATTGTGAAGACGTGGATTTCAAAAGCTGTACATCCCAGATTTGGAAAATTATATACAGAATGTACATTTCTCCCAATGCTTGAACTTTTAGATTTTTTAAAGTCTAATGGGTTTAAGAACTATATTGTTTCTGGCGGTGGAGTTGAATTTATGAGGCCATGGGCAGAATCCATTATGGAGTGCCTCCTTCACAGGTCATTGGCAGCAGCATCAAAACAAAATATGAAATCATAA
- a CDS encoding helix-turn-helix domain-containing protein codes for MWLFLPLDLPCIMKDLGNILKSLRISKGISQDALAFEMEISLSTYSKLERGLTDITLSKLEKLAAFYGMDVVEVLLYGSSSSATPNICKKLIEEKDKEIMNLQKDLIEALKKKV; via the coding sequence ATGTGGTTATTTTTACCTTTAGATTTACCCTGTATCATGAAAGATCTTGGTAACATTTTAAAATCACTCAGAATCTCAAAGGGAATAAGCCAGGACGCTCTAGCTTTTGAAATGGAGATTTCACTTTCTACCTATTCAAAATTGGAAAGGGGGTTAACAGATATAACACTTTCCAAGCTTGAAAAACTTGCAGCTTTTTATGGGATGGATGTAGTTGAAGTTCTTTTGTATGGTTCCAGCTCTTCAGCAACCCCTAATATTTGTAAAAAACTTATTGAAGAAAAGGATAAAGAAATCATGAACCTTCAAAAAGACTTGATTGAAGCATTGAAAAAGAAGGTTTAG